One genomic window of Moorella glycerini includes the following:
- a CDS encoding MinD/ParA family protein — translation MRKLVYRRLEERSRVIAIASGKGGVGKTNIAVNLGLILARQGRRTLLFDADLGLANVDILMGLVPRYSLKEVIGGQCSLEEVIIRGPHDLLLVPGASGIQELADLEPLARDRLIHDLALLATEVDIMLVDSGAGISRTVFSFAAAAGEAIVVATPEPTSITDAYGLIKGLQRLKVSMHLLINRATNKLEGQQAAGRLQGACRRFLQLELPLLGIIPEDPQVGQAVRCQQPFSELYPRCPAARALEEAAARLQGQELPAGRSQGFWQRLGRLLGR, via the coding sequence TTGCGTAAACTGGTATACAGACGGCTGGAAGAGCGGTCCCGGGTCATTGCCATAGCCAGCGGTAAAGGCGGCGTGGGCAAGACCAATATTGCCGTAAACCTGGGCCTGATCCTGGCCCGCCAGGGCCGGCGGACCCTCCTCTTTGATGCCGACCTGGGCCTGGCCAATGTGGATATCCTCATGGGCCTGGTACCCCGTTACAGCCTGAAGGAAGTCATCGGCGGGCAGTGTAGTTTGGAGGAAGTGATTATCCGCGGCCCCCATGACCTGCTCCTGGTGCCGGGGGCCTCCGGTATCCAGGAACTGGCTGACCTGGAACCCCTGGCCCGCGACCGGCTTATTCATGACCTGGCGTTACTGGCGACTGAGGTGGATATAATGCTGGTCGATTCTGGTGCCGGCATTTCCCGGACGGTTTTCAGCTTTGCGGCTGCCGCCGGGGAAGCCATTGTGGTAGCAACGCCGGAACCTACTTCCATAACCGATGCCTATGGCTTAATCAAAGGGTTGCAGCGTTTAAAAGTAAGCATGCATCTTCTCATTAACAGGGCTACCAATAAGCTGGAGGGCCAGCAGGCCGCCGGGCGACTCCAGGGTGCCTGCCGCCGTTTTTTGCAGCTGGAACTGCCGCTGTTGGGGATTATTCCCGAGGACCCCCAGGTAGGCCAGGCGGTGCGCTGCCAGCAGCCATTTAGCGAATTGTATCCCCGCTGCCCGGCGGCCAGGGCCCTGGAAGAAGCCGCCGCCAGGCTCCAGGGCCAGGAACTGCCGGCAGGCCGGAGCCAGGGATTCTGGCAGCGCCTGGGCCGTTTGCTGGGAAGATAA